The Agromyces marinus genome window below encodes:
- a CDS encoding ABC transporter ATP-binding protein — protein sequence MNTVTGVRGEERDEYTKAESRWIRRRSSRLLGSLLRPLRPQLLLTMAVVVVSTGAQVAGPAIIAYGIDQGLPALIAQDWMPIGLAGLAYLVTGTVAAFLMAWYIRLVARTSQAVLIDLRTRVFLHTQKLSLEFHESYTSGRIISRQTSDLDSIRELMDEGINQLVQGVLYMLFTAIALVWLDWYSGLLLLGTILPLALLTRWFQVRSQRLFRRSRVASAKLIVQFVETMTGIRAVQAFRTERRGERVFGELVEDYRDVNARALGLFAVYNPSLAFLGYVAVAAVLLVGGFRVADGALEVGVLLAAVLYTKRFFDPMEELSMFYNSYQSAASALEKISGVLEEEPSVPDPAKPVDLWNADGRVRFDSVEFAYTADRVVLPRFDLDIPAGQTVALVGSTGAGKSTLAKLISRFYDPSDGVVELDGVDLRRLHPKDLRRAIVMVTQEAYLFSGSVADNIALGKPDASFDEIVAAAKAVGAHEFIEGLPNGYDTDVNKRGGRVSAGQRQLISFARAFLADPAVLILDEATSSLDIPSERAVQEGLQTLLADRTAVIIAHRLSTVAIADRVLVMEHGRIVEDGSPEELISGTGRFAALHAAWRDSLV from the coding sequence ATGAACACCGTGACCGGAGTCCGCGGCGAGGAACGCGACGAGTACACCAAGGCCGAGTCGCGTTGGATCCGCCGACGCAGCAGCCGCCTGCTCGGCTCGCTGCTGCGCCCGCTGCGCCCGCAGCTGCTGCTCACGATGGCGGTCGTGGTCGTCTCGACGGGCGCCCAGGTCGCCGGGCCCGCGATCATCGCCTACGGGATCGACCAGGGCCTGCCGGCCCTGATCGCGCAGGACTGGATGCCGATCGGGCTCGCCGGCCTGGCGTACCTGGTCACCGGCACGGTCGCGGCCTTCCTCATGGCGTGGTACATCAGGCTCGTCGCCCGCACCAGCCAGGCCGTGCTCATCGACCTGCGGACGCGGGTGTTCCTGCACACGCAGAAGCTCTCGCTCGAGTTCCACGAGTCGTACACGTCCGGGCGCATCATCTCGCGCCAGACGAGCGACCTCGACTCGATCCGGGAACTCATGGACGAGGGCATCAACCAGCTCGTGCAGGGTGTGCTCTACATGCTCTTCACCGCGATCGCGCTCGTCTGGCTCGACTGGTACTCGGGCCTGCTGCTGCTCGGCACGATCCTGCCGCTCGCACTGCTCACGCGGTGGTTCCAGGTGCGCTCGCAGCGGCTGTTCCGCAGGTCGCGGGTCGCCAGCGCCAAGCTGATCGTGCAGTTCGTCGAGACCATGACCGGCATCCGTGCGGTCCAGGCGTTCCGCACCGAGCGGCGCGGGGAGCGCGTGTTCGGCGAGCTCGTCGAGGACTACCGCGACGTCAACGCGCGCGCCCTGGGCCTCTTCGCGGTCTACAACCCGTCGCTCGCCTTCCTCGGGTACGTCGCGGTGGCTGCCGTGCTGCTCGTCGGTGGGTTCCGCGTCGCCGACGGCGCGCTCGAGGTCGGCGTGCTGCTGGCCGCGGTGCTCTACACGAAGCGCTTCTTCGACCCGATGGAGGAGCTGTCGATGTTCTACAACTCCTACCAGTCGGCTGCGTCGGCCCTGGAGAAGATCTCGGGCGTGCTCGAGGAGGAGCCGAGCGTGCCCGACCCGGCGAAGCCGGTCGACCTGTGGAACGCCGACGGCCGGGTGCGGTTCGACTCGGTCGAGTTCGCCTACACCGCCGACCGCGTCGTGCTGCCGCGGTTCGACCTCGACATCCCCGCCGGCCAGACGGTCGCGCTCGTCGGCTCCACCGGGGCGGGCAAGTCGACGCTCGCGAAGCTCATCTCGCGCTTCTACGACCCGAGCGACGGGGTCGTCGAACTCGACGGCGTCGACCTGCGACGGCTGCACCCGAAGGACCTGCGCCGGGCGATCGTCATGGTGACACAGGAGGCGTACCTGTTCTCGGGCTCGGTCGCCGACAACATCGCGCTCGGGAAGCCCGATGCATCCTTCGACGAGATCGTGGCGGCGGCGAAGGCGGTCGGTGCGCACGAGTTCATCGAGGGCCTGCCGAACGGCTACGACACCGACGTCAACAAGCGCGGCGGGCGGGTCTCGGCCGGCCAGCGGCAGTTGATCTCGTTCGCGCGCGCGTTCCTCGCCGACCCGGCCGTGCTCATCCTCGACGAGGCGACCAGTTCGCTCGACATCCCGAGCGAACGCGCCGTGCAGGAGGGCCTGCAGACGCTGCTCGCCGACCGGACCGCGGTCATCATCGCGCACCGCCTGTCGACCGTCGCGATCGCGGACCGCGTGCTCGTGATGGAGCACGGCCGCATCGTCGAGGACGGCTCGCCCGAGGAGCTCATCTCGGGTACGGGCCGGTTCGCGGCGCTGCACGCGGCCTGGCGGGACTCGCTGGTCTGA
- a CDS encoding ABC transporter ATP-binding protein, whose amino-acid sequence MPMIIASMFAYLVAQSIALTIPRVFEAIVDGPLASGDRAAVLPLSLLVLALGTAEAAMFALRRWLVIGPTTRVEARMRDALYAKLQDLPVSFHDRWPSGQLLSRAVSDLGLIRRWLAFGLVLLIGNLLVSIIGAVILISMNWMLGLVFLVCSIPLWIVGYRFEGRYSEVSRRSQDQSGDLATAVEESVHGIRVLKAFGRGAHALSSFRARAEQLRSTEIEKARLDSGIWAWILIVPAVALAICLVLGVALAAQGQMSVGQLVAFFATAAVLAWPIESIGFLLAFSLDARTATDRYFDIMDSENEITDPEHPVSLERPRGELAFRGVHFRYQDSPERFGDLLDGVDLVLEPGETMALVGLTGCGKTTMTALTTRLYDVTSGSVELDGVDVRALDREELRRHIAMAFEDATLFSASVRENVLLGRPELTGDAASDPAVAAEATRVLDEALRIAQAGFAYGLPDGVDTTVGEEGMSLSGGQRQRLALARAVAAAPAVLVLDDPLSALDVATEAKVEAELRSVLASTTALIVAHRPSTVMLADRVALLEGGRITAVGTHSELLRESEHYRFVLSSLEDEERRARTETRGLIDDELPAPQGEEAVR is encoded by the coding sequence ATGCCCATGATCATCGCGAGCATGTTCGCGTACCTCGTGGCGCAGTCGATCGCGCTCACCATCCCGCGCGTCTTCGAAGCCATCGTCGACGGCCCGCTCGCGAGCGGCGACCGGGCCGCGGTCCTCCCGCTCTCCTTGCTCGTCCTCGCGCTCGGTACGGCCGAGGCCGCCATGTTCGCCCTGCGCCGCTGGCTCGTGATCGGCCCGACCACGCGGGTCGAGGCGCGCATGCGCGACGCGCTCTACGCCAAGCTGCAGGACCTGCCGGTCAGCTTCCACGACCGGTGGCCGAGCGGCCAACTGCTCTCGCGAGCCGTCAGCGACCTCGGGCTCATCCGACGCTGGCTCGCCTTCGGCCTCGTCCTGCTCATCGGCAACCTGCTCGTGAGCATCATCGGCGCCGTCATCCTCATCTCGATGAACTGGATGCTCGGCCTCGTGTTCCTCGTCTGCTCCATCCCGCTCTGGATCGTCGGCTACCGCTTCGAAGGGCGATACTCCGAGGTGTCCCGCCGCAGCCAGGACCAGTCCGGAGACCTGGCGACCGCCGTCGAGGAGTCGGTGCACGGCATCCGCGTGCTCAAGGCCTTCGGGCGCGGCGCGCATGCGCTCAGCTCGTTCCGCGCGCGCGCCGAGCAGCTGCGCTCGACCGAGATCGAGAAGGCCCGGCTCGACTCCGGCATCTGGGCCTGGATCCTCATCGTCCCTGCGGTCGCGCTCGCGATCTGCCTCGTGCTCGGCGTCGCACTCGCGGCCCAGGGGCAGATGAGCGTCGGCCAGCTCGTCGCGTTCTTCGCCACGGCGGCCGTGCTCGCCTGGCCGATCGAGTCCATCGGCTTCCTGCTCGCGTTCTCGCTCGACGCGCGCACCGCCACCGACCGGTACTTCGACATCATGGACTCCGAGAACGAGATCACCGACCCGGAGCACCCGGTCTCCCTCGAACGGCCGCGCGGCGAGCTCGCCTTCCGCGGCGTCCACTTCCGCTACCAGGACTCGCCCGAGCGATTCGGCGACCTGCTCGACGGCGTCGACCTCGTGCTCGAGCCCGGCGAGACGATGGCGCTGGTCGGCCTCACCGGGTGCGGCAAGACGACGATGACCGCCCTGACCACGCGGCTCTACGACGTGACCTCGGGCTCGGTCGAACTCGACGGCGTCGACGTCCGCGCGCTCGATCGCGAGGAACTGCGTCGCCACATCGCGATGGCGTTCGAGGACGCGACGCTGTTCTCGGCGTCGGTCCGCGAGAACGTGCTGCTCGGGCGCCCGGAGCTCACAGGCGACGCGGCATCCGACCCCGCCGTCGCAGCCGAGGCGACCCGCGTACTCGACGAGGCGCTGCGCATCGCGCAGGCGGGGTTCGCCTACGGGTTGCCCGACGGCGTCGACACGACCGTCGGCGAAGAGGGCATGAGCCTCTCGGGCGGGCAGCGGCAACGATTGGCGCTCGCCCGCGCGGTCGCCGCCGCCCCGGCGGTGCTCGTGCTCGACGACCCGCTGTCGGCACTCGACGTCGCGACCGAGGCGAAGGTCGAGGCTGAGCTGCGCAGCGTGCTGGCATCCACGACCGCGCTCATCGTCGCGCACCGGCCCTCGACCGTCATGCTCGCCGACCGCGTCGCGCTGCTCGAGGGCGGGCGGATCACCGCCGTCGGCACCCACTCCGAGCTGCTGCGCGAATCCGAGCACTACCGGTTCGTGCTCTCGAGCCTCGAGGACGAGGAGCGCCGTGCGCGGACGGAGACGCGCGGTCTCATCGACGACGAACTGCCCGCACCCCAGGGAGAGGAGGCGGTCCGATGA
- a CDS encoding right-handed parallel beta-helix repeat-containing protein, producing MSTDRIEVYVSPDGSPFADGSHGYPARDLETAMRLVRGRRAPGQLAVVWMSGGEYPVRETLELGPGDSFTTFAALDPSEPPVLRGSVRIDGWTESAGADTVPAFAAPAPRAQGRCLYVDGRRAPRPRHPRDGFLRIEEQEGLDPNGSFVGTLFDGADRFRYREGDLPDLVDETAVEVVVPHYWVQERMPIRSIDPERREIVSSLRSIFALRDDAANDFARYYLDNVGEAFGQVAGEWYLDAGAEGGSVIRYAPRDGEDVATLEVRMPVLDVFVRATGTPEKPVRGIRFEGVRFLEADFDEVPAAVPPFGVREDPMLPADGRFAADVQAASTVPAAVQFTYARSCAIIGGAVERVGGYGVSFGDGCRGNLVSGVRFDDLGAGAIRSGGSVDASSEAFNSANEVSDCEITRGGRVYPSCVAVLFQHGSHNVIAHNRISDFFYTGISVGWMWDYLDSPSQGNRIEGNHVFDLGQGLLNDMGGVYLLGIAPGTVVLGNHIHDVQCANYGGWGIYLDEGSSYVVIEGNVVHDVSSQAYHHHYGREVTIRNNVWAYGGHGQVSITRPESHVSFTFERNIVVGDGSPGFMGTEGDRDVRNYTILSDLNLFWDGRPVTGAVRAANGVKTTDVDGAVRYELTQPLDDAWHERGHDRHSVTADPRFVDAGSRDLRVLADSPAFELGITPPDVSGAGPRPGELRRHPLVAPTLQDQFPRPQG from the coding sequence GTGTCGACCGACCGTATCGAGGTGTATGTCAGCCCCGACGGATCCCCGTTCGCCGACGGCTCCCACGGATACCCGGCGCGCGACCTCGAGACGGCGATGCGACTCGTCCGCGGCCGCCGCGCGCCGGGCCAGCTGGCGGTCGTGTGGATGTCCGGGGGCGAGTACCCGGTACGGGAGACCCTCGAACTCGGACCCGGCGATTCGTTCACGACATTCGCAGCTCTCGACCCCTCTGAGCCACCGGTGTTGCGCGGGTCGGTCCGCATCGACGGATGGACCGAGTCCGCCGGCGCCGACACCGTGCCGGCCTTCGCCGCACCCGCTCCGCGCGCGCAGGGCCGGTGCCTGTACGTCGACGGCCGCCGCGCGCCCCGCCCGCGCCACCCGCGCGACGGGTTCCTGCGGATCGAGGAGCAGGAGGGCCTCGACCCGAACGGAAGCTTCGTCGGCACCCTGTTCGACGGCGCGGACCGGTTCCGCTACCGAGAGGGCGACCTCCCCGACCTGGTCGACGAGACCGCGGTCGAAGTCGTGGTCCCGCACTACTGGGTGCAGGAACGGATGCCGATCCGCTCGATCGACCCCGAGCGCCGCGAGATCGTCAGCAGCCTGCGCAGCATCTTCGCGCTGCGCGATGACGCTGCGAACGACTTCGCCCGCTACTACCTCGACAACGTCGGCGAGGCGTTCGGGCAGGTCGCGGGCGAGTGGTACCTCGACGCCGGCGCCGAGGGCGGGTCCGTGATCAGGTACGCGCCGAGGGACGGCGAAGATGTCGCAACCCTCGAGGTGCGGATGCCGGTGCTCGACGTGTTCGTCCGGGCGACCGGCACGCCCGAGAAGCCCGTGCGGGGGATCCGCTTCGAGGGCGTGCGCTTCCTCGAGGCCGACTTCGACGAGGTGCCCGCGGCCGTGCCGCCGTTCGGGGTCCGAGAGGACCCGATGCTGCCGGCCGACGGCCGATTCGCGGCCGACGTTCAGGCCGCGAGCACGGTCCCCGCCGCCGTGCAGTTCACCTACGCCCGCTCGTGCGCGATCATCGGCGGCGCCGTCGAGCGCGTCGGCGGCTACGGGGTCTCGTTCGGCGACGGATGCCGCGGCAATCTCGTCAGCGGCGTGCGATTCGACGACCTCGGTGCGGGCGCCATCCGCTCGGGCGGGTCGGTCGACGCATCCTCGGAGGCGTTCAACTCCGCCAACGAGGTCAGCGACTGCGAGATCACCCGCGGCGGCCGGGTCTATCCGAGCTGCGTGGCCGTGCTCTTCCAGCACGGCTCGCACAACGTCATCGCCCACAACCGAATCAGCGACTTCTTCTACACCGGCATCTCGGTCGGCTGGATGTGGGACTATCTCGACAGCCCGTCGCAGGGCAACCGCATCGAGGGCAACCACGTCTTCGACCTCGGGCAGGGCCTGCTCAACGACATGGGCGGCGTGTACCTGCTCGGGATCGCGCCCGGCACGGTCGTGCTCGGCAACCATATCCACGACGTGCAGTGCGCGAACTACGGCGGCTGGGGCATCTACCTCGACGAGGGATCCTCCTACGTCGTGATCGAGGGCAACGTCGTGCACGACGTGTCGAGCCAGGCGTACCACCACCACTACGGCCGCGAAGTCACGATCCGGAACAACGTATGGGCCTACGGCGGCCACGGGCAGGTCTCGATCACGCGGCCCGAGAGCCACGTCTCCTTCACGTTCGAACGCAACATCGTCGTGGGCGACGGCTCGCCTGGCTTCATGGGCACCGAGGGCGACCGCGACGTGCGCAACTACACGATCCTGAGCGACCTGAACCTGTTCTGGGACGGGCGGCCCGTCACGGGGGCGGTGCGCGCCGCGAACGGCGTGAAGACGACGGACGTCGACGGCGCGGTCCGGTACGAGCTGACCCAGCCGCTCGACGACGCGTGGCACGAGCGCGGACACGACCGGCACTCGGTCACCGCCGACCCGCGGTTTGTGGACGCTGGATCCCGCGACCTGCGCGTACTCGCTGACTCGCCCGCCTTCGAACTCGGCATCACCCCGCCGGATGTTTCCGGGGCGGGCCCGCGACCCGGCGAACTGCGACGCCATCCGCTCGTCGCCCCGACCCTCCAGGACCAGTTCCCCCGCCCGCAGGGCTGA
- a CDS encoding carbohydrate ABC transporter permease: protein MRKEKLGRWILAIPMMLLAVATIYPMVYAVNISLKSRREYVLDRLGPTTELMFSNYVDAWVQADMGRYYLNSIIVTVISVALILLLASMAGYSLSHLTFRGSRVTFLIILATMMIPFQVIMVPVIKVLSDIGIMDSYAGLIAAYVSQFLPFTVFFMTAFYSGIPKEITEAARVDGNGLFGVWRRIMLPLGRPALLSMGILNALFCWNDILIALLIMQSPENRTVMVGVSALRGQYPDNIPTYLAGILLVVLPLVVVYIIFQRQITAGVTAGATKG from the coding sequence ATGCGCAAGGAGAAGCTCGGGCGCTGGATCCTCGCGATCCCGATGATGCTCCTGGCCGTCGCGACCATCTATCCGATGGTGTACGCGGTCAACATCTCGCTCAAGTCCCGGCGCGAGTACGTGCTCGACCGACTCGGCCCGACGACTGAGTTGATGTTCTCGAACTACGTCGACGCGTGGGTGCAGGCCGACATGGGCCGGTACTACCTCAACTCGATCATCGTCACGGTGATATCGGTCGCGCTCATCCTGCTCCTGGCCTCGATGGCGGGGTACTCGCTCAGCCACCTGACCTTCCGCGGCAGCCGGGTGACGTTCCTCATCATCCTCGCGACCATGATGATCCCCTTCCAGGTCATCATGGTGCCGGTCATCAAGGTGCTCAGCGACATCGGGATCATGGACTCCTACGCGGGACTCATCGCGGCGTACGTCTCGCAGTTCCTGCCGTTCACGGTGTTCTTCATGACCGCCTTCTATTCGGGGATCCCGAAGGAGATCACCGAGGCCGCGCGCGTCGACGGCAACGGCTTGTTCGGCGTGTGGCGACGGATCATGCTGCCGCTCGGCCGACCGGCGCTGCTGTCGATGGGCATCCTCAACGCACTGTTCTGCTGGAACGACATCCTGATCGCGCTGCTGATCATGCAGTCGCCCGAGAACCGCACGGTCATGGTCGGCGTGAGTGCCCTGCGCGGCCAGTACCCGGACAACATTCCGACCTACCTGGCCGGGATCCTGCTCGTGGTGCTGCCGCTCGTGGTGGTCTACATCATCTTCCAGCGCCAGATCACCGCGGGTGTGACGGCGGGCGCGACGAAGGGATAG
- a CDS encoding carbohydrate ABC transporter permease: MSLDTSSTRSLVLADRAPGRTRIDRAPRRRWTLERIVPFLMVLPVLAILGVFRIYPLLLGINFSFTGDRELNGVFVGFQNYLTLLEDERFLASARNVLVVLLFVPIEVLVAGLLATFIFLKVPGHRFYRSVYFLPVVLSPIIIGAIFNIVLAANGPLNGVASSIGLPTVDWLGQTLTALPSVLGVHVWATFGMAMVIFLAGLSTLDTQLLEAARIDGANLRQTIVHVIIPGLSQTITFVFVTTTIGMLTGLFGLLYTMTAGGPGTASYLPEFLIWKLNGEARPALASAASVFLLLLVLVIGLIQIRVLRHATKEA; the protein is encoded by the coding sequence ATGTCCCTCGACACCTCCTCGACCCGGAGCCTGGTCCTCGCGGATCGGGCTCCGGGCCGAACCCGTATCGACCGCGCCCCGAGACGGCGCTGGACCCTCGAGCGCATCGTTCCGTTCCTGATGGTCCTCCCGGTCCTCGCGATCCTCGGCGTCTTCCGGATCTACCCGCTCCTGCTCGGCATCAACTTCTCGTTCACGGGCGATCGTGAGCTCAACGGAGTCTTCGTCGGCTTCCAGAACTACCTCACGCTCCTCGAGGACGAGCGCTTCCTGGCATCCGCCCGGAACGTGCTGGTGGTGCTCTTGTTCGTGCCCATCGAGGTCCTCGTCGCTGGCCTGCTGGCGACCTTCATCTTCCTCAAGGTTCCCGGTCACCGGTTCTACCGCAGCGTCTACTTCCTCCCGGTCGTCCTCTCGCCGATCATCATCGGTGCGATCTTCAACATCGTGCTCGCTGCCAACGGCCCGCTCAACGGCGTAGCGTCGAGCATCGGCCTGCCCACGGTCGATTGGCTCGGGCAGACGCTCACGGCCCTGCCGAGCGTGCTCGGCGTCCACGTCTGGGCCACCTTCGGCATGGCCATGGTGATCTTCCTCGCGGGACTTTCCACGCTCGACACCCAACTCCTCGAGGCGGCCCGGATCGACGGCGCGAACCTGCGCCAGACGATCGTCCACGTGATCATTCCCGGGCTCTCGCAGACGATCACCTTTGTCTTCGTCACCACGACGATCGGCATGCTCACCGGGCTGTTCGGCCTGCTGTACACCATGACCGCGGGCGGCCCCGGAACGGCGTCCTACCTGCCGGAGTTCCTCATCTGGAAGCTCAATGGCGAGGCCCGGCCGGCGCTCGCGTCGGCGGCATCCGTCTTCCTGCTCCTGCTGGTCCTCGTGATCGGCCTCATCCAGATCCGCGTGCTGCGCCACGCCACCAAGGAGGCATGA
- a CDS encoding ABC transporter substrate-binding protein: MTTVAVGAVAALALTGCGGAAPTTGSSSGGAESGELVIWNWGNSDEAAESFQTDVIAAFNEKHPDVEVEIVAQPFDQYYTLLGSAIEAGTAPDLALFNGGTQLASRADMLFPVTEELADLEETLAGWPAFQAGGETYSAPMFLQGFPIYYNKAIFEQAGLDAENPPTTWDELTTACESILAETDVSCFALGNKEGLGIEFFLSGFASGVFTPEEYDAWIDGERDWEGEHARQVLELWQQTSEDGWYNAGANSTAMFNDSFDLFSGGQAAMVIGLTSGIAHWKQFDEFLGEDLGFMMPVTVNDGTTLALPAEGGIGYGILNEDKFDLGVDWIRATVDHDALSAYSLAGGQITSDTTIELDTDIQSAQDIVSELPGSKPLLHTALSGETLDLLHRLGQELLINEVTVDDAAGQLAASEG; the protein is encoded by the coding sequence ATGACCACGGTCGCCGTCGGCGCGGTCGCGGCGCTGGCACTTACGGGTTGCGGCGGTGCCGCGCCGACCACGGGCAGCAGTTCCGGTGGCGCGGAGTCGGGCGAACTCGTCATTTGGAACTGGGGCAACTCCGACGAGGCGGCCGAGTCCTTCCAGACCGACGTCATCGCGGCGTTCAACGAGAAGCACCCCGATGTCGAGGTCGAGATCGTCGCTCAGCCGTTCGATCAGTACTACACGCTGCTCGGCAGTGCGATCGAGGCGGGCACAGCGCCCGACCTGGCGCTGTTCAACGGTGGCACGCAGCTCGCATCGCGGGCCGACATGCTTTTCCCCGTCACCGAGGAACTCGCCGACCTCGAGGAGACCCTCGCGGGCTGGCCGGCGTTCCAAGCCGGCGGCGAGACCTACTCCGCCCCGATGTTCCTCCAGGGCTTCCCGATCTACTACAACAAGGCCATCTTCGAGCAGGCCGGCCTCGACGCCGAGAACCCGCCGACGACCTGGGACGAGCTCACGACGGCGTGCGAGTCGATCCTCGCCGAGACCGACGTGTCGTGCTTCGCGCTCGGCAACAAGGAGGGCCTCGGCATCGAGTTCTTCCTCTCCGGATTCGCGTCGGGCGTCTTCACGCCAGAGGAGTACGACGCCTGGATCGACGGAGAGCGCGATTGGGAGGGCGAGCACGCCCGCCAGGTCCTCGAGCTCTGGCAGCAGACCTCCGAGGACGGCTGGTACAACGCCGGCGCGAACTCGACCGCCATGTTCAACGACTCGTTCGACCTCTTCTCGGGCGGCCAGGCCGCCATGGTCATCGGCCTCACGAGCGGGATCGCGCACTGGAAGCAGTTCGACGAGTTCCTCGGCGAGGACCTCGGCTTCATGATGCCCGTCACCGTCAACGACGGCACGACCCTGGCGCTCCCCGCCGAGGGCGGCATCGGATACGGCATCCTGAACGAGGACAAGTTCGACCTCGGCGTGGACTGGATCCGTGCGACCGTCGACCATGACGCGCTCTCGGCCTACTCCCTCGCAGGTGGCCAGATCACCTCCGACACGACGATCGAGCTCGACACCGACATTCAGTCAGCCCAGGACATCGTGAGCGAGCTGCCCGGATCGAAGCCGCTCCTCCATACGGCACTGTCGGGCGAGACGCTCGACCTGCTCCACCGCCTCGGACAGGAGCTGCTGATCAACGAGGTCACGGTCGACGACGCAGCCGGTCAGCTGGCGGCAAGCGAAGGCTGA